Proteins encoded in a region of the Gigantopelta aegis isolate Gae_Host chromosome 13, Gae_host_genome, whole genome shotgun sequence genome:
- the LOC121387476 gene encoding EF-hand domain-containing family member B-like: MTTKVRFPDIPADSVYQGKYKDWTPELRAAGKLTALSGDSVSQCMKTPKRPESPPVIRRFRDTFEPEAGAIRVFYGKALDPHRDWAAKMVHGISYRQGNITAGKLLNPFPKTLFRQKLLDKKENIYNSHIRAPLGESHDQRPGLPSRHHSKTFTFGIRSKVDSGAGTLINPDKTYAEVEEETNVGHPMYVKTHVDYHPGERIQRSYTSPGFCSTNKFGIPTPHTTDGRNAKRTLRWLHETNKEKATQLVGKRLDDFLDRYQYQLGKVRDPIKDTMLVPEDHIFGLYLKPDEYSAGDLIHNRVPGEYLRGKDRQRALVATIRHNLKKLNYHNFQDLLSAFKFYDKSGCGKISLEDLREACIQFQLPAEPELLEQLVDTCDVDRDGLINYIEFCNFLNWKDKMPSGFPDVPEHCKTSSEETKQGDLVPKSPQSNESTPRRLQKQIDKAIGNHHTSAQMINAVVGGVDTRDYRKYGVPTVRIDIAAPRIRRINDRTNYGNESDAWGLLNPSLFSQKGVYEVDLLVPRTIEEIKEIMENIGVYMTGETLHKLYKYTAENHPKGDVSVESFRTTLDQLDARDIVTGKHKMAV; this comes from the exons CCCGAGAGCCCACCAGTTATTCGCCGATTCCGTGACACATTTGAGCCGGAGGCTGGCGCTATCCGAGTGTTCTATGGAAAAGCTCTTGACCCGCACAGAGACTGGGCAGCCAAGATGGTCCACGGTATCAGCTACAGGCAGGGAAACATCACGGCCGGAAAACTGCTTAACCCGTTCCCGAAAACGCTCTTCCGACAGAAACTGCTTGATAAAAAAGAGAACATCTACAACAGTCACATCCGGGCTCCGCTCGGGGAGTCACATGACCAGCGGCCAGGGCTACCAAGTCGACACCATTCGAAGACTTTTACGTTTGGCATTCGCTCGAAAGTTG ACAGTGGCGCCGGTACTCTGATTAATCCAGATAAAACCTACGCGGAGGTGGAAGAGGAGACAAACGTCGGCCACCCGATGTACGTAAAGACTCATGTCGACTATCACCCGGGGGAAAGAATCCAGAGGAGCTACACTTCACCCGGGTTCTGCAGCACCAACAAGTTCGGTATTCCTACGCCACACACAACTGACGGACGGAACGCTAAAAGAACCTTGCGATGGCTTCACGAAACCAACAAAGAAAAAGCGACGCAGCTCGTCGGGAAACGGTTGGATGATTTCCTAGATAGATACCAGTACCAGCTAGGAAAAGTCCGTGATCC aatTAAAGACACTATGTTGGTGCCGGAGGACCATATATTTGGTTTGTACCTAAAACCCGATGAATATTCCGCAGGGGATCTGATTCACAACCGGGTACCTGGCGAATATCTCCGGGGCAAGGATCGACAGCGTGCCCTGGTCGCCACGATACGACACAACCTGAAAAAACTCAACTACCATAACTTCCAAGATCTTCTGTCGGCATTTAAATTCTATGACAAG TCAGGGTGTGGTAAGATCAGTCTAGAAGATCTCCGTGAGGCGTGTATCCAGTTCCAGCTGCCGGCCGAACCCGAACTACTGGAGCAGCTCGTCGACACGTGCGACGTGGACCGCGACGGACTCATCAACTACATTGAGTTCTGCAACTTCCTCAACTGGAAGGACAAGATGCCGTCGGGGTTCCCAGATGTACCAG AGCACTGCAAGACCTCATCCGAAGAGACGAAACAAGGCGACTTGGTCCCGAAATCTCCTCAAAGCAACGAGAGCACGCCGCGCCGACTACAGAAGCAGATTGACAAGGCGATCGGGAACCACCACACCAGCGCACAGATGATCAATGCAGTCGTCGGGGGAGTCGACACTAGAG ACTACCGGAAGTACGGTGTCCCCACCGTCCGCATCGACATTGCCGCTCCAAGGATCCGCCGCATCAACGACAGAACGAATTACGGGAATGAGTCTGACGCCTGGGGCTTGCTCAATCCGTCCCTTTTCAGCCAGAAGGGCGTGTATGAGGTCGACCTGCTGGTTCCTCGGACAATAGAAGAG ATCAAGGAgataatggaaaatattggcGTGTACATGACAGGTGAAACGTTGCACAAACTATACAAGTACACAGCGGAGAATCATCCTAAAGGTGACGTCAGCGTCGAGAGTTTCCGGACTACTTTAGACCAGTTGGACGCCAGAGATATTGTCACGGGCAAACATAAAATGGCCGTTTAA